A region from the Defluviitalea raffinosedens genome encodes:
- a CDS encoding glutathione peroxidase encodes MKIYDYTVKKADGKEVSLRVYEGKVLLIVNTATGCGFTPQYEGLEKLYKKYKDRGFEILDFPCNQFLNQAPGTNEEIVNFCKTNYNTSFETFAKIEVNGENADPLYKFLKQEAPKDIDNGQMEGLRQKLKGKFSVEENEIQWNFTKFFIDRDGKVVGRFAPTVSPEDLETHIEKLL; translated from the coding sequence ATGAAAATATATGACTATACTGTAAAAAAAGCAGATGGAAAAGAAGTTTCGTTAAGAGTGTATGAAGGGAAAGTACTGCTGATTGTGAATACTGCTACAGGATGTGGCTTTACACCCCAATATGAAGGCTTAGAGAAACTTTATAAAAAGTATAAAGACAGAGGCTTTGAAATTTTAGATTTTCCCTGCAACCAGTTTCTTAATCAGGCTCCAGGGACCAATGAAGAGATCGTTAATTTTTGCAAAACCAATTATAACACCAGTTTTGAAACTTTTGCCAAAATAGAAGTTAATGGAGAAAATGCTGATCCACTTTACAAGTTTTTAAAACAAGAAGCACCGAAGGATATAGATAATGGCCAGATGGAGGGATTACGCCAAAAACTGAAGGGAAAATTTTCAGTGGAAGAAAATGAAATTCAATGGAATTTTACTAAATTTTTTATCGACAGAGATGGGAAGGTAGTAGGAAGATTCGCTCCTACCGTATCACCTGAAGACCTAGAAACTCATATTGAAAAATTATTATAG
- a CDS encoding branched-chain amino acid ABC transporter permease, with translation MSLSTIFQHLLTGISLGGAYALIAIGYTMVYGILRLINFAHGDIFMMAGYFMIFAMVSLPWPIAIPLVCILTIVLGVLIERVAYKPLRSAPRMSIMISAIAISYLLQNLATYLFTALPRAFPEIPFLKKIFQIGNVSSSLVTFITPVLTIILVLGLMFLINNTKIGMAMRAVSKDFETAQLMGIKINNVISATFAIGSFLAAVGAILYFTDRMSVTPFSGMLPGLKCFVAAVLGGIGSIPGAMVGGFVIGLCETILVAMGYSTFSDAFTFTLLIIILLFRPTGLFGEKIIDKV, from the coding sequence ATGAGTCTATCAACTATATTTCAGCATCTATTAACAGGTATATCTTTGGGTGGTGCGTATGCATTGATTGCCATAGGCTATACGATGGTATATGGCATTCTAAGATTAATCAACTTCGCCCATGGAGATATTTTTATGATGGCAGGTTATTTTATGATTTTTGCAATGGTAAGTCTTCCATGGCCAATTGCAATTCCATTGGTATGTATTTTAACCATTGTTTTAGGTGTATTAATTGAGCGTGTAGCTTACAAACCCCTTCGCTCTGCACCTCGTATGTCAATTATGATTTCGGCAATTGCTATATCCTATTTGCTTCAGAACCTGGCAACATATTTATTTACCGCACTTCCCCGTGCATTTCCGGAGATACCGTTCCTTAAGAAAATTTTCCAAATAGGAAATGTATCTTCCTCTTTAGTAACTTTTATCACGCCAGTATTGACCATTATTTTGGTTCTAGGTCTTATGTTTTTAATTAATAATACAAAAATAGGTATGGCAATGCGTGCAGTATCGAAGGATTTTGAAACAGCACAGCTCATGGGAATTAAGATCAATAATGTTATTAGCGCAACATTTGCAATCGGTTCTTTCCTAGCAGCGGTTGGCGCCATCCTTTATTTTACAGATCGAATGTCCGTAACTCCTTTTAGTGGAATGCTTCCTGGATTAAAATGCTTTGTTGCTGCAGTTCTCGGTGGAATTGGCAGTATTCCCGGTGCTATGGTTGGTGGTTTTGTGATCGGATTATGTGAGACTATTTTGGTAGCAATGGGATATTCCACATTTAGCGATGCATTCACTTTTACATTATTAATCATTATCTTATTGTTCCGTCCGACAGGATTGTTCGGCGAAAAAATTATCGATAAGGTATAG
- a CDS encoding methyl-accepting chemotaxis protein: MFKKERKCHEVHSVTNYVQEKLKGNNVPSPNVTHGPHIFILELFEKLLNMSMSNKDLLLKLLNESAALSNFDINLSFISKELNKFANELAHSSESNMAVVEQTTASMNEVTHAITNHASILEDLSIKSENLMDDNKNTLHLLEEINQIKTIVLKNSEIMSQKIGLLEEISTKMDNIVSGVGSIAEQTNLLALNASIEAARAGEHGRGFSVVAEEIRKLASDTKTKLEEMQMFTGNIRTATNEGMESVNHTISSMSDMSQKLEVVNHSFKESVNHLEMTVKTISELASMMQQINASSQEISTAMTVVATESENISHMAKKVAEDSDKAHNYANYIGKVDDNVSEIVKQLMEAVNEGAHPLSNEDFIAKIEEAIDAHIKWVDTLKQMVEDQQLMPIQTSGRKCKFGHFYHSTKIEHPTLKEDWEKIDAVHNNLHKLALDIMDAIEEKNQNACVNTLRKAEQMSGEIIEILNSIIKKVKELDQQGLSVFR, translated from the coding sequence ATGTTTAAAAAAGAAAGAAAATGTCACGAAGTTCATTCAGTCACAAATTATGTTCAGGAAAAATTAAAAGGAAATAATGTACCTAGTCCCAATGTTACTCACGGTCCCCATATATTTATTCTGGAGCTTTTTGAAAAACTATTAAACATGAGCATGTCCAATAAAGATCTTCTCCTTAAATTGCTCAATGAATCGGCTGCTTTAAGTAATTTTGATATTAATCTATCCTTTATTTCAAAGGAATTAAATAAATTCGCCAATGAATTAGCCCATTCCAGTGAATCCAATATGGCGGTTGTTGAGCAAACAACGGCAAGCATGAATGAAGTTACCCATGCAATTACAAATCATGCAAGTATTTTAGAGGATTTGTCCATTAAATCTGAAAATCTAATGGATGACAATAAAAATACACTGCATTTATTAGAAGAAATCAATCAAATTAAAACTATTGTATTAAAGAATTCGGAAATTATGTCTCAAAAGATAGGGTTATTGGAAGAAATCTCTACTAAAATGGATAATATTGTTTCAGGTGTTGGTTCTATTGCTGAACAGACTAATTTATTAGCGCTTAATGCCAGCATTGAAGCAGCAAGAGCCGGGGAACATGGAAGAGGATTTTCTGTAGTTGCAGAAGAAATTCGAAAGTTGGCATCAGATACTAAAACCAAATTAGAAGAAATGCAAATGTTTACTGGAAATATAAGAACTGCAACGAATGAAGGGATGGAAAGTGTGAATCATACCATTTCCTCTATGTCTGACATGTCACAAAAACTCGAAGTAGTAAATCATTCATTTAAAGAAAGTGTAAATCATCTTGAAATGACTGTAAAAACCATCTCGGAACTGGCCAGCATGATGCAGCAAATCAATGCTTCTTCACAAGAAATTTCTACGGCAATGACAGTTGTTGCAACAGAATCAGAAAATATCAGCCATATGGCAAAAAAAGTTGCAGAAGACTCAGACAAAGCTCATAATTATGCCAACTATATTGGAAAAGTTGATGACAACGTTTCTGAAATAGTTAAACAATTAATGGAAGCGGTAAATGAAGGCGCCCATCCACTGTCAAATGAAGACTTTATAGCAAAAATTGAGGAAGCAATAGATGCTCATATCAAATGGGTAGATACATTAAAGCAGATGGTTGAGGATCAACAATTAATGCCAATACAGACAAGTGGACGCAAATGCAAATTCGGTCATTTTTATCATTCTACCAAAATCGAACATCCGACACTTAAAGAAGATTGGGAAAAAATTGATGCCGTTCACAATAATTTGCATAAACTGGCTCTGGATATTATGGATGCCATTGAAGAAAAAAATCAAAATGCATGTGTGAACACTTTGAGAAAAGCTGAGCAAATGTCCGGTGAAATTATTGAGATATTAAATAGCATTATAAAGAAAGTAAAAGAGTTAGATCAACAAGGATTAAGTGTTTTCAGATAA
- a CDS encoding branched-chain amino acid ABC transporter permease, which yields MKTSKKVIYSLILAVITLAFLFLLESNKAKYGMAYTVLTKGIILAVVAVSMNLVTGFTGLFSLGQAGFMAIGAYVTAIFLIPMNSIEEVYYMSGVSPSILALKSWLETTPSWFQAMLPYIALIAGGLVAALFAALIGIPVLRLKSDYLAIATLGFSEIIRAIISSPQMDTITNGSYGLKKIQGFSSLIQVFLIAAVCIAFMILLIRSTYGRAFKAIREDEIAAEAMGINLFKHKSMSFIIGSFFAAVSGGMLAMFMRSIDAKTFTVSLTYDILLIVVIGGIGSVTGSILSSILVTVCKEWWLRFFDNPLYIGNFQVPLFRTGFRMVIFSVVLLLVVLFYQRGLMGRNEFSWDRFAKSINKLRSKSSSKGGSKIA from the coding sequence ATGAAGACATCAAAAAAAGTAATCTATTCGTTAATTCTTGCTGTTATTACTCTTGCTTTTCTTTTCTTACTTGAAAGCAACAAAGCTAAATATGGGATGGCTTATACAGTACTGACAAAAGGTATCATTTTGGCGGTAGTTGCAGTTTCTATGAATCTTGTTACAGGATTTACAGGTCTTTTTTCTTTAGGGCAAGCCGGTTTTATGGCAATAGGGGCCTATGTTACTGCTATTTTCCTCATTCCTATGAATAGTATCGAAGAAGTGTATTATATGAGCGGTGTTTCACCATCTATCCTTGCATTAAAAAGCTGGTTGGAAACTACTCCTTCTTGGTTCCAGGCTATGCTTCCTTATATAGCTTTAATAGCAGGAGGACTAGTAGCTGCTTTATTTGCAGCATTAATCGGAATTCCAGTATTAAGACTAAAAAGCGATTATCTGGCAATTGCAACCTTGGGCTTTTCTGAAATCATAAGAGCAATTATTTCAAGTCCACAAATGGATACTATTACCAATGGCTCCTATGGTCTTAAGAAAATACAAGGGTTTTCTTCATTGATCCAAGTATTTCTAATTGCTGCAGTGTGTATTGCATTCATGATTCTTTTAATACGCAGTACCTACGGGCGAGCTTTTAAAGCAATACGAGAAGATGAAATTGCCGCAGAAGCTATGGGTATTAACCTTTTTAAGCATAAATCCATGTCCTTTATTATTGGTTCTTTCTTTGCTGCTGTCAGCGGAGGAATGCTTGCTATGTTTATGCGTTCAATTGATGCAAAAACCTTTACAGTATCTTTAACCTATGATATTTTACTGATTGTTGTTATCGGTGGAATTGGCAGTGTTACAGGAAGTATACTCTCTTCCATTCTGGTAACTGTGTGTAAAGAATGGTGGCTTCGTTTCTTTGATAATCCTTTATATATTGGAAATTTCCAAGTACCTCTTTTCAGAACAGGATTCCGTATGGTTATTTTCTCAGTAGTATTGCTTTTAGTTGTACTCTTCTATCAGAGAGGGCTTATGGGAAGAAATGAATTTTCATGGGATCGATTTGCAAAAAGCATCAATAAGCTAAGATCGAAGTCCTCTAGTAAAGGGGGTTCAAAAATTGCCTAA
- a CDS encoding GNAT family N-acetyltransferase produces MIIDTNLDDFKLRLAERKDVPLILEFIKELADYEKMLDEVVATEEILTESLFEKKAAEVVIGEYQNKPVAFALFFHNFSTFLGRPGIYLEDLYVKPEMRGKGIGKMMLSFLAHLCVERKCGRLEWWCLDWNEPSIQFYKKMGAVPMDEWTVYRVTGDALDQLAAEFNR; encoded by the coding sequence ATGATTATAGATACTAATTTGGATGATTTCAAATTAAGACTTGCAGAGAGAAAAGATGTACCTTTAATTTTAGAATTTATAAAGGAATTAGCAGATTATGAAAAAATGTTAGATGAAGTTGTGGCGACAGAAGAAATTTTGACAGAATCTCTGTTTGAAAAAAAGGCCGCTGAAGTTGTGATCGGTGAATATCAAAATAAACCAGTTGCCTTTGCATTATTCTTCCACAATTTCTCTACTTTTTTAGGAAGACCAGGGATTTATCTTGAAGATTTATATGTTAAACCTGAGATGAGGGGAAAGGGTATAGGAAAAATGATGCTTTCTTTTCTTGCTCATTTGTGTGTTGAAAGAAAATGTGGAAGATTGGAATGGTGGTGCTTAGACTGGAATGAGCCATCCATACAATTTTATAAGAAAATGGGTGCAGTTCCCATGGACGAATGGACAGTATACAGAGTTACTGGGGATGCTTTGGATCAATTGGCTGCAGAATTTAACAGATAA
- a CDS encoding ABC transporter substrate-binding protein, giving the protein MMKRKLLALSLSFSLFAGLFTGCSSTPAGENGGSANGDKVIKVGVFEPLTGENGGGGFQEVLGIRYANKVYPTVDINGETYKIELVEVDNKSDKTEAVSAAQSLIASGVKVVLGSYGSGVSIAAGDFFADAQIPAIGASCTNPQVTLGNDYYFRVCFLDPFQGTVMANYAYQEGAKTAAVITQLGDDYSSGLGSYFVDAFKSLAGENAIVSEEQFQTNQTDFKAILTNVKAANPDVIFAPSSIATAPLIIKQARELGITAKIMAGDTWENSSIIENAGEHAEGVVLSTFYDEADPATEEAASFVKGFKEYLKENNQSEIIPAVSALGYDAYLVALEAIKQAQSTDSVAIRDALAKVEIDGVTGHISFDENGDAKKDMAFIKVIKNGAFEFLKTVTVQ; this is encoded by the coding sequence ATGATGAAACGCAAATTATTAGCACTAAGCCTTAGCTTCTCCTTGTTTGCAGGTTTATTTACCGGCTGTAGCAGCACTCCTGCTGGTGAAAACGGAGGAAGCGCCAACGGCGACAAAGTAATTAAAGTAGGAGTATTTGAACCCCTTACTGGCGAAAATGGAGGAGGTGGCTTTCAGGAAGTTCTAGGTATTCGCTATGCAAATAAGGTTTACCCCACTGTTGATATTAATGGTGAAACCTATAAGATTGAATTAGTGGAGGTAGACAATAAAAGTGATAAAACAGAGGCTGTTAGTGCGGCACAAAGCTTAATTGCTTCTGGTGTTAAAGTTGTTTTAGGCTCCTATGGTTCCGGTGTTTCCATTGCAGCAGGTGATTTCTTTGCAGATGCACAAATCCCTGCAATTGGAGCTTCTTGTACGAATCCTCAGGTAACTTTAGGAAATGATTACTATTTCCGTGTATGTTTCTTAGATCCATTCCAAGGCACTGTAATGGCTAACTATGCATATCAGGAAGGTGCTAAAACAGCAGCAGTTATTACACAGCTCGGGGATGACTATTCATCCGGTCTTGGAAGTTATTTCGTAGATGCTTTCAAATCTCTTGCCGGTGAAAATGCTATCGTGAGCGAAGAACAATTCCAAACAAACCAAACAGACTTTAAGGCAATTTTAACAAACGTAAAGGCAGCAAATCCTGACGTTATTTTTGCTCCTTCTTCAATTGCTACTGCTCCATTAATTATCAAGCAAGCACGCGAACTTGGAATCACAGCAAAAATTATGGCTGGTGACACATGGGAAAACTCTTCCATTATTGAAAATGCAGGAGAACATGCAGAGGGTGTAGTTCTTTCGACTTTCTATGATGAAGCAGATCCTGCTACTGAAGAGGCCGCTTCTTTTGTGAAAGGTTTTAAAGAATACTTAAAAGAAAACAATCAGTCCGAGATCATCCCAGCAGTATCTGCTTTAGGCTATGACGCTTACTTAGTTGCACTTGAAGCTATCAAGCAAGCACAATCTACAGATTCCGTTGCTATTCGCGATGCTTTGGCTAAAGTTGAAATTGATGGTGTTACTGGTCACATTTCCTTCGATGAAAATGGGGATGCTAAAAAAGACATGGCATTTATTAAAGTAATTAAGAATGGTGCATTTGAATTCTTAAAGACCGTAACAGTGCAATAA